The proteins below come from a single Sorghum bicolor cultivar BTx623 chromosome 4, Sorghum_bicolor_NCBIv3, whole genome shotgun sequence genomic window:
- the LOC8059562 gene encoding L10-interacting MYB domain-containing protein, with translation MPEIDWNVENTRILCGLMAEQVEKGNRPNTFLNSVGYAAVEKGFKDRTGIELNKGQIKNKWDKLKEDFKAWRKKARADIPGCGKFRKQSLQNEDELTICYQGIVNIGADHWTPCSNNSTMAAAPTGTQDEEVAAQTEDVDALGGTQDDDDIEVTPSPSSGKRSARPVQGTGKKAKSCNAVLIQQAATSMASSAHAYAAKKDGKFTIDEVMKAVIACGAAYGTDEHYIATKLFIKKEQREMFMTFPTDEIKLNWLRRSYDDRHAQ, from the exons ATGCCCGAAATTGACTGGAACGTAGAGAACACACGAATCCTTTGTGGTTTGATGGCCGAGCAAGTTGAGAAAGGAAACCGGCCAAATACATTCTTGAACTCAGTTGGTTATGCTGCGGTTGAGAAAGGATTCAAAGATCGGACAGGTATTGAATTGAACAAGGGCCAAATAAAGAACAAGTGGGACAAATTGAAGGAAGATTTCAAGGCATGGA GGAAGAAAGCTAGAGCT GATATTCCAGGCTGCGGGAAGTTTAGGAAGCAGTCACTTCAAAATGAAGATGAGTTAACAATATGCTATCAAGGAATCGTTAATATTGGTGCTGACCATTGGACCCCTTGTAGCAACAATTCTACAATGGCTGCAGCACCTACTGGCACACAAGATGAAGAAGTTGCTGCACAAACTGAGGATGTTGACGCACTAGGTGGGACACAAGACGATGATGACATTGAGGTTACCCCTTCCCCTAGTAGTGGCAAGAGATCGGCAAGGCCTGTCCAGGGTACAGGCAAGAAGGCTAAGTCATGCAATGCAGTCCTCATTCAACAAGCAGCCACTAGTATGGCTAGTTCAGCCCATGCATATGCTGCCAAGAAAGATGGAAAATTCACTATTGATGAAGTGATGAAGGCAGTTATTGCTTGTGGTGCTGCGTATGGAACCGATGAACACTACATTGCCACTAAATTGTTTATCAAGAAGGAGCAAAGGGAGATGTTCATGACCTTTCCTACTGATGAAATTAAGTTAAATTGGCTTCGTAGAAGTTATGATGATAGGCATGCACAGTAG